A part of Neovison vison isolate M4711 chromosome 6, ASM_NN_V1, whole genome shotgun sequence genomic DNA contains:
- the LOC122910782 gene encoding olfactory receptor 24 — MEPRNQTSASEFILLGLSESPEQETLLFALFLCMYVVTVVGNLLIILAISSDSHLHTPMYFFLANLSLVDFCLATDTVPKMLVNIQISSKSISYPCCLTQMYFFHFFGIMDSVLIAVMAYDRFVAICHPLHYTTIMSPRLCGLLVGGPWMFSCVISLIHILLMARLVFCGSNELPHFFCDLTPLLRLSCTDTSVNKIFVLIVAGMVIATPFICILASYVRIIVAIMKVPSAGGRKKAFSTCSSHLSVVALFYGTTIGVYLCPSSVRTAVKEKASAVMYTAVTPMLNPFIYSLRNRDLKGGLRKLVNRKVTSSS, encoded by the coding sequence ATGGAACCAAGGAACCAAACCAGTGCATCTGAATTCATCCTCCTGGGACTTTCAGAAAGTCCAGAGCAGGAGACCCTCCTCTTTGCTCTGTTTCTGTGCATGTATGTGGTCACCGTAGTGGGAAACCTGCTCATCATCCTGGCCATCAGCTCAGACTCCCACCTCCACactcccatgtacttcttcctggctAATCTCTCCTTGGTTGATTTCTGTCTGGCCACTGACACAGTCCCCAAGATGCTGGTGAACATCCAAATCAGTAGCAAGTCAATCTCCTATCCCTGCTGCCTGACCCAGAtgtactttttccatttctttggcaTTATGGACAGTGTTTTAATTGCTGTGATGGCTTATGACAGGTTTGTGGCTATATGTCACCCCTTACACTACACCACCATCATGAGCCCACGCCTCTGTGGCCTGCTGGTTGGTGGCCCGTGGATGTTTTCCTGCGTCATCTCCCTCATTCATATCCTCCTGATGGCCCGTCTGGTTTTCTGTGGGAGCAATGAGTTGCCCCACTTCTTCTGTGACCTCACTCCCCTTCTCAGGCTTTCTTGCACTGACACCTCTGTGAACAAGATCTTTGTACTCATCGTGGCTGGGATGGTGATAGCCACGCCTTTCATCTGCATCCTGGCCTCCTATGTTCGCATCATTGTGGCCATCATGAAGGTCCCCTCTGCAGGGGGCAGGAAGAAAGCCTTTTCCACCTGCAGCTCCCATCTGTCTGTGGTTGCTCTCTTCTATGGGACCACCATTGGGGTCTATTTGTGTCCTTCCTCTGTGCGCACAGCTGTGAAGGAGAAAGCCTCTGCTGTGATGTACACTGCAGTCACCCCCATGCTGAACCCCTTTATCTATAGCCTGAGGAACCGGGATCTAAAAGGGGGCCTGAGGAAGCTTGTCAACAGAAAAGTTACTTCATCTTCCTGA